The DNA window AATTTCCACTGTGGCAACTGTTTCTGAGCTCCTGCTGAGACCAGGTGCTTGGAGCAGTGAAGAGGCAGCAGTAGATGTGGGGAAAGAGGTGGTATTCCCAGCTCCAACTGGAAAAGACTTGAGGCCCATATTAACAGAACAGTAGAAAAAGAAGTGGGAATTAAGCAGGTTTCTTGGTGCCTGCCCTGGTCTTCCCTTAGGCTGCCTTCCCACCTGAGATATTCTGTCCTCTTCTGTAACCCTTCAAGACCACTCTTGCTCATTTTTACCAGATTTCTCCTACATAATGttaggttgggaagtccaagtcCAATTTCCTTCAGTGTCCACACCCCAACCCATATGAGCCTAGTGACATACTAGTAGACTCAAATATGTCTACCCACCAATAGCCATTTGCCatttgtgttctttaaaaaatgtgccCACAAATAAAGGCCAGGAAAATAACACTAGGAAAATCACAGCAGGGATCATGAATCCTTGTTAAGCATCTGGAAATCAGCTTTGTTAAACCACACACTAATTCAGAAAAGTGCTTTGTAGCAAAGCAATCTCAACAGCCCTTATAATTCTATCACTTCCCATCCAGATTCTTCTGCAAGCAAAATTTATTACTATACCATTTATTTGATGAATTAATCAATGTTCAAATGGAAGAGGTTTTGACAATGTCACTATGTTTGATGTTTATACCTGCCCTGAATGCTTGCTCAGAAGAGAAACAGATTTCCCAGTATTTTTTATAACTTACTTTCCCATTGTCTTCAATTAATTTGCTATTATCCCAAGTAGACAGACAACTTCAGTAGTAGCCATCTCCCTACATTTTTAGATCACTGAAAAAAATGGATGAGCAACCCATGAAAATAACTAGCTTACTGAAATGCTTGTCTTTTAAAGAAAGTtgggattatttaaaaaaaaaaaaatggcccagGACCAGTAGCTAGGAGATCTGGGAGAGAGAAGTCATTGCCTTGGTTCTGACACTAAGTAACCCTTTTGCCTTTTGCAGGTAACTTCTCATCTAGGTCCTCAGCATCCTTCTCTGTAAACTGAAGAGTTTAAATGACTCTaagttcctctctctctctctagatgtTCTCTAACACCAAGTTTATGTGAGTTTCTTTGGCCAGATTTTAACCAGAGACCATCCTCCACGAAGGTCAAAGATAATTAATTCTGAGATAGCAGGAGTTGTTTTTGGCATGTGCAGTCaacctttcaaaaaaccaagAGTTCTCAAGTTAAGCTACCTTCACGAACCTCTTATTAAATTTAAGTATCACTCTCTGTCCCTCCTACTTTGCTATGTTCCTCCACCACCTCcctccaccagaaaaaaaaaaaaaagatgagaaaaatctcttgtgttttcttctttcttggttcTTGGAAAATGGTGTGCAATTACTTCCTCTTCTTCCGTGGCTGCCTCATGTCACCTGTACAAACAAGAACAGAGACAGACCTCAGGCTTCAGGCTTTCCCTAATGGGTATTTTTGTTGTGGGTAGAGATTCACTCTGACTTGGGGCAGTGGAAAGTTGAACACACTTTTCCCAAGGTGACAAGATGCAGTTTAAGGAGTTATGAAAAAACAGCTGCCACGATGACAGGGGCAGAGAACAACTCTGCCGTCCTCCCTCAGTGCTGGGTTCACAGTTAGCCAGGCACCCACGATGCTGTTTGCCTTCAGGTACTCTGCATAGCTAAGAGGAAGCATATTGCTGTGACTCTGAGTGAGTGTCTGCAGGCTACACACAATCCATCAGCAAACTTTGAGACTTTGCAGATGGAGATGAAGAGACCACATCAAATTAGAGAGGAAATAGAAGGGTGGATGTTCAACTAATTGGGGTCATTCTGTGACCTCTTAGCAAATGAATTCATCAGCCTGGTGGAAAAGTACTGGCATATGGATTAGGTTTGAGTAAGCTCATTAGAGGGGCATTATTCTACTGAAATTATAGCATTAGATTTGTAGAATGACTTCTATTCAGCCAACAAGTTGGTACTCCATATTTAATGATCATAAATCTTTGTGTAAGCTCTGCAATTTGTGAAATTTCATTAGCTCATTATCCTTTGTGCTTGTTGCCAAATACTGTCAATGCTACTTTAAAAACTTCTCCTCCATTCCAGAACTTACAGCCCTGGTAGTTCTGGCTTGGTATTCCTGCAGCAAATCCATGCTCCTAATTCCATGATTCACCCTTCAAACCCTGCCACCTTCATCAATTCTATCCTTAACAGTAAACACTAGATATCTTATACTCATTCCATTCTGCTGGAACTCCACTTCTTAGAGGCTATCATGACTGGTGACTTGAAGTCCTGTTTGTGGCCCCTTAATTACACTGATTTCCTAGGATGGCCACCTCTTGATCATGCAGTCCTCATGGCTATCCTTGTATTCATCTCATGCAAAATTTTCAAGATCAAAACTCTGTCTTCTTCGTCTGCTCCTCATCAATCTAGACTACCCCAGTCACTTCAGCCGAGGCTTATTGTTTATCAAGCTTTATGGATTTCACGTTGTTTTCATTGGTGTGTctacttctttctcttctgtttttcccttttttttttttttttttttttgagacaaggtctttgcccaggctggaatacggtggcacaatctcagctcactgcggccttgagctcctgggctgaagtcctccaacctcagtctcctgactagTTGGcactagaggtgcacaccaccatgcccagctttttttttttttttttttttttttttttttttgcttttttattagatacagggtctcactatgttgctcaggatgatcttgaactcctggcctcaccacaagggatcctcccatctcagcctcccaaagtgctaggattacaggcaagagccaccacccttggccttattttccatttttgatgTGAATTCTCTCCTCCCTAGTTAGGGCTTCTCTACATTAGGTCTATAAGTACAAGCACAGTACCTCCTTTTTCTGTAGAGTATACTCTGGGCCTTTAATGAATTCTTTTTCAATTAAATAACCAGCTCACATACAAGAGGGACAATATAAACTTGGTCAATATAAACTTCTCAAATTTCTACCCCGCAGTCACTCTGAGGATTCCTAAAACTTTCTTTTATCCATGTTGTTTACCAATCCCCAAGCCCTCAAGCCTAACTGTAATAATAACCTCAGTCCTTCCACCCCAGGTGTTGAGGACTGAAGACTCCCTTCTCCATTTAAGAAATGCAACAGAACACGAAGGTTTGGAGAAAAGCCACCCAGGAGCAGACATGGTGGTATGAAGCTCTGCTGGGGGAGGACAGCAGGTGGTTCCCTCCATTGGATTAGAGTCCTCTGTCCAAAACCAAGTAGCTAGGAGGAACACTCAGAAATGCCCACATACCCATCCACATGCTAGAGAAGGCACTGTTCCCAAATGGGTCTCTGTGGTGCTCCCAAAGTCATTTTATTCTGTAGGGACTCATGTGGCGTGAACGTTGCAAAAATCatgtttctttttgcttctaGCAGCTGGGAATGGCAAGCGGGTCTTAGTCTTGAATTCTCACAGAGCTAAGCAGTTTGTAGGCTTCTTTAAGTCTTCAAAATTTATCTCTGaccatgctttttttctttttctttttctttttttttttttgagacagggtcttcctctgtcacccaggctggaaggcagtggtgtgatcttggctcactgcaacctctgcctcccagattcaagtgtttctcccacctctcagcctcccgagtagctgggactacaggtgtgcgccaccacacgtagctttttttttttttttttgtatttttagtagagatggggtttcaccatgtaggccaggcttctcttgaactcctgagctcaagtgatccacccgcctcggcctcccaaagtgctgggattacaggtgtgagccaccgcacccagccttctgaCCATGTTTCTATAACGCATAGCTGGAAATAAGGAAACTGTTGACTTAATAATAGATCATATATCTTACCCAAACCAAATTCACAAAATGGATTTTAAGTTGTAATtggaaaattatgtttattataaatattttcttgattgAGAAGCATTTTTCCCAGTAGAAAGTATCCTAGTTGGCAGATAGGAAGTTAGATTCACCCCGACTTGTTTTATTCCTTTAACTGCTGTCAGATAGTAGCAAGggctagaaatatttttatagccCTGATATTTCACCTGATATTCTTGACCAGTTGGTGCTTGGCTGGTGACTTCCAATCGGGCCACTGGAAGCAGATTCCAACAGATTCTAGCCTCCATCTTTGCAAGATCTGAACAGAAACTGCAGGCATGGCCAAGAAATTATTGTTTCAATCAACATCACCATAGAtaccatatataattatatgcctTATTATTCCAATAGTTAGAAAtcaggataaataaaaacatagtatTCTCAAAGATTTACACCTATGTATCTACAACCACAAAAATGAATGCCAGGCATTGAAAATTTGAAGAACATTTGCCTAGTTTCAGTGGGCTGACTCAGAAAAGGGCAAGAAAATTGATGGTTGGGGGGATAGCAGGTGTTAGAGAAATGAGATCTGAGCACTGATAGTCCTGTGTTCACACTGCAGAAGTCCAGGGAGGACAGGGAACTGAGGGCTGGCTGGAGAAACTCCTGTgggaaagaggctgaggaagaggcagggagggTAATCCACAGCGGGCTCTTTTTGAGTTTAGGGAGATGAAGTTAGGACAAGAAAggcaaaatggagataaatttTTGCCATTGACTAAATGCTGCCCCAGTGGGACCATGCTTTAGAAGTACCTGTGGAGTCATCGCATGATAAAATTCTTTTGCTATGGAATAAGCAGAGTTAATAAGACAAACCTCATCTAATTCCTTCATGAATAAAACAAGGAGGTGGATTAGATGGCCTCTAGGCAGCTTTCATCAAGaaaatctgccttttaaaaaacctGGTTTATGgcaaataatattaaaagaaagtttccatGTCATTCTGTCCAGGACACACTCCCAGCGccacttggccaggctggaattttCAGCTTACAGTCTGTCCTTAGGATGAGAAGGACCTATGGTCTTAGGGGCCCTGACAAAGGACAGCCTGACTCCTGGCATGTGTCCATCAAGGGGCATAGGGAGAGGGGTCACAGGCCCTGGATAAGCTGACTGTCTCTCCAACCACCCCCACATAGCAGAGGCCCTGCCATTTGGGCCTGGAGGTGTTTAGCCCCTTTCTGTGCCCCATATCTCTTGTGGGATGATTTTCTCTTCCTGAGGAGCTTGTGTGCTGGTGTCAGCATCCTTGTGTGCTATCaatcatcaaagaaaaaaaagaaaattaagcacaTAAGGGGCAGAGAAGGGAGCCTTTGATAGGATGTCCTGATTGCCTCTTGCCCCCAGTCAATGTGGAAGAGAACCTGCCCTGGGCATGCCTGGGTGTTCAGTCATGGTCATGGTGAGCCAAGCTCTCAATGTCTTGCCAGAGACAGCTTCCCCCATCTGCTTCTATCATGGTTTGAAGTTAACATTCCATCTAACTCCTCCCAAAAAGTAGAAATTGAATCTTTCTTGGGGGATGACTGGTCCCAGTAACTGACTCTGTGCTTGCCCAACCCTCTGCCTCATGACACAGAAAGGCTAGCCCAGGGCAGGGAGTGAGATGGTGACAGGTCAGGCCAGGTGGCCCTGAGGAACCTCTTGTGAGCTTTTTGAGCCTCAGTGCATTCTTGAAGGACCTTCCTGTGGGCCATGACAACACTTGCCTCCTTGACGCTCAAAGCCAGTTCCCTGCAACTGAGTGCCCTGGGAGGACCTCATCATACACTTTCCAATTTAACATGTGATTCCCAGTATGGTTTCTTATTGCTGTCCTTCTTGCTCTCTTGTCCATATTCACCCACTGATGTGGcacaggaggagggagaaagtgaGTAGATGTTCAGCTATTGtgaccatcaccaccaacacccTTCTCAGTCCAGCAGCCCACTCAGGAGAGCACCACACTGCACAAGGATGCCGTAGACAGAATTATCCACATTGGGAGGAGTCCAGGGTCCTGAGATGTAATAGAGCCTTGtcctcagaccagcagcatcagtatgTCTGGAGTATGCGTTAGAAGGGCAGAATCTCAAACTGCACCCCAGATCCACTAAATCAGAATCCACACTTTAACAAGATCTCCGGGTTCCCCAAGATCCTCATTTTGATGAGCATCAGAGGCCTATACAGGTTTGAGAAGCGTTGCTCTGTAACAGCGGTTCCGGATCCCGATTGCAAGTTAAAATAactgggaagctttaaaaaatacccaTGTCGAGTCACCATCTCTAGAGATATGGATCTAATTGGTCTAAGGCAGGCCtgggaattattattttttaaacttccctAGTGTTTCTGTGATGTAAAAAGCCAAGGTGGAGAACTACTGCTAGAGAGCTACTGTCACATTGAATGGGTCTTGACTGATACTTCGCCTGATGTTCTTGACCGCTTGGTGCTTGGCTGGTGACTTCAAATTGGGCCACTGGAAGCAGAGATTCCAGTTGTGTCTCAGGATTTCAGAAGCAGAGATTCCAACAGATTCTAGCCTCCAATAGCCTGACCTCCTATTTGCTGTAAGTACCTGAGGACGTGCATCATCTCTGTCCGTCTGCTATCGGGTAGCTGTTACCTTTAATCACTTGCAGCTGGGAAACTGGTAATTTATACATCAACTCAAAGGGGAGAATGAGGGAGAATAAGATGACCAGCAGCAGTGACTAACTGTATGCCAGGTCCTGCTGTAGGCGCTAGATCCTCAGCAAGTCATCTGAGGTTCTccgtgagcccaggaggaggccaCTAGCATTATCTCCACTAGGACAAGAGAAAGCTGGGGCACAGAGACCTTCAGTGTCTCACTCAGTGTCACAGGTACAAGTGGCAGGGCCAAGATAGAGACTGAGGCAGTTTGGCACCAGAACTTTTCTTCTAACCACAGCCCCCGACTGCCTCCCTAAAGCATTCATTTGAATTTCTCCTGTCATCAAAGGGGGCTCAGGCTGTGGAAGGAGGGAAAACATAGGCTTAGCTCTGGCTTTGGACAGAATACGTGGCTATCTATAAGTTTCCAGAACTGAAGATCTGGAGAAAGGCTCACTAGTAGGGGAACCAGTCAACTGAGTGCCCAAGCCTAGACAATATTAAACCTTATGAATACTGGCACAGCAGGAATAGACAGGGATCATCTCAGGCCACCTGGGCTTGGTGGTCACTCTACTTAGAGGCTGTCTGATCACTGAGGAATTGAAGTGCATTGCCACAGAATACATGGTTGGTTTGCGGCCAGGTGAGGGATatacccttttctttttttttgagatggagtcttgctcagtcacccaggctggagtgcagtggcgcgatctcggctcactgcaagctccgcctcctggtttcatgccattctcctgcctcagcctcccgcgtagctgggactacaggcgcccgccaccacacccggctaattttttgtatttttagtagagacggggtttcactgtgttagccaggatggtctcgatctaccgTGGCTTTCTTGATTCCTATTCCAGTGCTCTTTCCCCTGTTTAATACTTTCTGCCCTAACATGCATGTCTTCAACAACTCTCTAACTGGTACGCCTTGTCATCACCCTCCTATACTCCTTAAACTCCCTGCCCAATACTCTACAGCCATTAGAGTCACTCCTTATCTGCTGTCTCCAGAACACCTTTGCAAAAAGTTGTACTTTACACCTAGGAAAAAAGGCCCTTGGATATTCTATTGTCTGCACTGATTGAGGCAACGAGAAAGCTAATGGAAATAGTGGATCTTGAGATGAACAAGACATACCCCTAATTCGTAAGACACCCGAGGTCTAGTGGAAAAACAAATCCCTAAAGCAGTAGTAAAACCGCAGTCATGATAAAATGGTAAGTCTGGTGACTGGGAGGTAAAGGGGGAAGCACTGGGAAGGGCATGAAGTCCAACCTGGGCTgaccagggaaggcttcctggaagaggcgAGTGTTGAAATGCATGAGTATGAACCAGGCAAAGACTGGAGGAGACACAGAATCCCGTGGACGTAAGAAACAACATCAACGTGGAGGGAAAACCAGCAGTTTGGTGCCACTGGGGCACACATATAGAAGAGCAAAAGCCAAAGCAGGGACTGGGTCACAGAGGCCCTTGTGTGTCATTCCAAGGGTGTGGACTTTCTTCAGTCAATTGGGGGAAGCCTTAGAAAGTGTTTTCAGTAGAATAGGACATGGGGAAATGTGTTCACATAGGTTATTTAGCTTTcagcaatgtaaaagtgttcacTGCATTGCAACTTTAAcaaatctaatttttctttaattcgtattaaattatttataattaataaagatCTGTTCAAGATTTAATACATTTCTGATCTTATTCTGATGTTAAATAGGACCTTTTaccctttctcttctttaaaaagttaaaaatctagAAAGACCTCGAGAGGTAAGTACAGTCATTTACAATCGTCTCTTTCTACTTGAAAACTTGCATGTACATGAGGTAGTTGAGGGTCCATATGATGCCAGCTTATCTGTTTATTGAGACCTAATTATAGTTAAAAATTGGATGCAGTACTTAAACAATGAGGCTTGTTAAGAACGTTGTATTGAGAATAgtaatttcaataataataaatatgatgataattttgttttttaattcaatgGATGTTTAAAATTCACCATAgagtaacaatttaaaaattaactcaatacaTTATTGAACTCAATacaattgattttaaaagttattgttCTCTAAGCTCTAAGTAATCAAGTTTTTCTCTGTACTTCCTATATCTTAAAgcttctttaaatatatatagagagagagagatttggggaGGCATCAGAAATCTTTACCCAGAACTTCAAGGAGCCAAAACTAGTTAGAATTATATGTCAACACATCTGAAAtgtcaacacatttttttttttgcgataATTTTCTGTGATTTGGAATCCTGATTGGGAAGTAatttttagtattccatttttttaagtgtttgctTTCAAAGAGAATTTTGCCCTTGAGAGTTTCTTAAACCAGTCAAATTCTCCAAGAGTAGAAAACATGTGATACATCCAAGTTGCGTGCTTATTTCTCCAGGGTCTCAGCTTCCTCTCAGAAACGCACACTCTGGTACTGAACCTTCTGAAACTGTCAGGTTTTTTTTGCATACACGGGCTTATGTTTTCACACCAGTTCATAGATTGGGCGGAAGATGGCACTTCTGCCATCTCTATTTTGATAGAACAGAATGGCATGTGGGCGAGTGATGTGGGGGACTGGGTGTGACTCTTTGCCATCCTTATATACAGAATCAGGGTAGAGTTCCTGCGCTTCTCCTGGGGTAGGGAAGCAAGTCATGGGTGTTTTACAGCCTGACTTTCTGGTAGTTACTTttccaacaataaaaaaatattctggggtggggtggggagagaggaagcaggaaggagaatgaaatcttccattttaaaattaactaagttaagatgatttttttttcttaggaagAAGCAACAGGATTGTACCCACCTATAACGAGAAAGCTTAACTTACTGACATATTCTCATTGCTGAAGACTCTGTCTGAATGAGGATTTCAATCTCAAGTCTAGGATGTGATTTCATCTGGTAAATGTCTTATGGAAGGCTGAGGAGCAGCCTAATGAGGTACTGCTGAgttgggaggaggtgggaggagctgAGAGGGCTATCTGGACTCACTTCCCTCAAAATGAAACCTTGATATTTTCAAAGCTTGTGTCCCTGGAGCCCTCACTTGGGTTAGGGGGAGAcccctgattttatttattcatgctaGGGATGGTAATACCTTGTTCTCTAGGTCCTGGGCTTTCTAAAGAAGATTATTTTTAGCTCTAAAGTTAAATGACACATTgtttgggggaggaggggagatcCTTTGATGGGGTCCTTTAAAAGAGTGCCCCACCCCCAACGCTGTCCTCTTGCCTTGGCAGGACCTCTTGGCAGGACCTGTCTGAGTACTTTGGACAAAGACAGTAAGCATCATTGCTTCTGTTTGCGgctagtttttctttctgtttccagGTGAAGGGGAGAGGCAGACACGGAAGAAGCGCATCTGTAGCTAAGAAAGAAATACACTGACCCCATTTCCAGTGGTTGAGCTTCTCTCCAAGTAGGTAGATGCTGGCGATGAAGACGTAGCTGAGAGAGAAGAAAGCTGCTAGACCCAAGAGGCTGAGTTTGGCAAACACAGGATACACCCAGGTACCCGTCTCAAAGTAGAGCCATAGGATGCTGCAGGAAATAAGAAGTCGTGGTGGTTATAGCAGGAGGAGAAAAACAAGCCATTTTCTCATCAGGATTAATGAGGTACTGGTACCCAGGCAGGGGAAGAGAACCCATCAGGGACGTTTGTCAACAGCTGTAGTATTCCCACAAACCTAAAGAAGTGAGGCTTTTCTGGGTAAATCAACTTGATTCAATAAGACATGCTGTTtgatgggctgggctgggctgtttTACCTAATCCACTTAAATTCAACATTGGTGAAAAAATATAAGAGAACatagggccaggcactgtggctcatgcctgtaatcccagcactttgggaggctgaggggggtggatcacctgaggtcaggagttcgagagcagcctggccaacatgatgaaaccccatctccactaaaaatacaaaaaattaactgggcatggtggctcaggcctgtaatcccagctactagggaggcggaggaagaagaatcgcttgaacctgggaggcagaggttgcagtgatccaagatcacgccactgcactctagcctgggcaacaagagtgaaactttgtctcaaaaacaaacaaacaaacaaacaaacaaacatagaaCCATCGTTAGCTAAAGAACTA is part of the Homo sapiens chromosome 6, GRCh38.p14 Primary Assembly genome and encodes:
- the ADTRP gene encoding androgen-dependent TFPI-regulating protein isoform X6, whose amino-acid sequence is MHTFIFPITLAEVVLRPHSYPSKKTGLTLLAAASIAYISRILWLYFETGTWVYPVFAKLSLLGLAAFFSLSYVFIASIYLLGEKLNHWKWVSVQILQRWRLESVGICFQWPDWKSPAKHQLVKNIR